A window of Streptomyces sp. N50 contains these coding sequences:
- a CDS encoding alkene reductase, whose amino-acid sequence MLNALWNPTVAGEVSLPHRLAMAPLTRSRATPDGVPTELNAEYYAQRASHALIITEGTQPSADGQGYPVTPGIYTEDHIAGWRKVTDAVHKADGRIVIQLMHVGRISHPDNTPHHRQPVAPSAIQPAGQTFTASGLQEMPVPRELSTAEVAATVDDFRRAAAAAIAAGADGVEIHGANGYLVNQFLFPSTNQRTDQYGGSLDNRIRFAVEVATAVADEIGAGRTGIRISPGNPFQINDLTESDPHELYPHLLRALAPLNLAYLHIGHGGDEELLHTLRKLWPTTLILNRAGADIASRAKDIEDGLADVVTVGTMALANPDLVERVRSGAPLNTPDPATFYGGGAAGYTDYPTHAA is encoded by the coding sequence ATGCTCAACGCCCTGTGGAACCCGACCGTCGCCGGAGAGGTCTCCCTGCCGCACCGGCTCGCCATGGCCCCCCTGACCCGAAGCCGGGCCACCCCCGACGGCGTGCCGACCGAGCTCAACGCCGAGTACTACGCCCAGCGCGCCTCGCACGCGCTCATCATCACCGAGGGCACCCAGCCCTCCGCCGACGGCCAGGGCTACCCGGTGACCCCGGGCATCTACACCGAGGATCACATCGCAGGCTGGCGCAAGGTCACCGACGCCGTACACAAGGCCGACGGACGCATCGTCATCCAGCTCATGCACGTCGGGCGCATCTCCCACCCGGACAACACCCCCCACCACCGGCAGCCGGTCGCTCCCTCCGCGATCCAGCCGGCCGGCCAGACGTTCACCGCGTCCGGGCTCCAGGAGATGCCGGTGCCGCGCGAGCTGTCGACAGCGGAAGTCGCTGCGACGGTCGACGACTTCCGGCGCGCCGCCGCGGCCGCCATCGCCGCCGGCGCCGACGGCGTCGAGATCCACGGGGCCAACGGCTACCTGGTCAACCAGTTCCTCTTCCCCAGCACCAACCAGCGCACCGACCAGTACGGGGGCTCCCTCGACAACCGCATCCGTTTCGCGGTGGAGGTCGCCACGGCCGTGGCCGACGAGATCGGCGCCGGCCGCACCGGCATCCGGATCTCTCCCGGCAACCCCTTCCAGATCAACGACCTCACGGAGAGCGATCCCCACGAGCTCTACCCGCACCTCCTGCGCGCCCTCGCCCCCCTCAACCTCGCCTACCTGCACATCGGCCACGGCGGCGACGAGGAACTCCTGCACACCCTCCGGAAGCTGTGGCCGACCACGCTGATCCTCAACCGGGCCGGTGCCGACATCGCCTCCCGCGCCAAGGACATCGAAGACGGCCTGGCCGATGTGGTCACCGTCGGCACCATGGCACTCGCCAACCCCGACCTCGTCGAGCGCGTACGCTCCGGCGCCCCCCTGAACACCCCCGACCCCGCCACCTTCTACGGCGGCGGCGCGGCCGGCTACACCGACTACCCCACCCACGCCGCCTGA
- a CDS encoding TetR/AcrR family transcriptional regulator, whose protein sequence is MVRYAKEHKQATRQRIIETAGHRFKQDGIDGSGVSTLMSDAGLTNGAFYAHFASKDDLVANVVTDQLRTQVAGYGTLRPGRQGLEDLVRDYLSPEHRDHPGDGCLSAALLDEISRCGDETQQAYTDGARDIVEEIAARLTPANPQSARGKAIGLFTMMVGTLQLSRALSDQKFSDEVLAQGIENALSFMR, encoded by the coding sequence GTGGTGCGCTACGCCAAGGAGCACAAGCAGGCGACACGGCAACGGATCATCGAGACGGCCGGCCACCGATTCAAGCAGGACGGCATCGACGGTTCGGGCGTCTCCACTCTGATGTCGGACGCCGGGCTCACCAATGGAGCCTTCTACGCGCACTTCGCATCCAAGGACGACCTCGTCGCCAACGTCGTGACCGACCAACTGCGCACACAGGTCGCGGGGTACGGAACGCTGCGGCCCGGCCGCCAGGGTCTCGAAGACCTGGTTCGCGACTACCTGTCGCCTGAGCACCGGGACCACCCCGGCGACGGATGCCTTTCCGCCGCGCTGCTCGACGAGATCAGCCGCTGTGGGGACGAGACTCAGCAGGCTTACACCGACGGCGCACGAGACATCGTGGAAGAGATCGCCGCCCGCCTGACGCCTGCGAATCCGCAGTCCGCCCGGGGCAAGGCCATCGGGCTCTTCACCATGATGGTGGGCACGTTGCAGCTCTCCCGAGCCCTCTCCGACCAGAAGTTCTCAGACGAGGTCCTGGCGCAGGGGATCGAGAACGCCCTCTCCTTCATGCGCTGA
- a CDS encoding ABC transporter substrate-binding protein codes for MSRWKAKGLKVKTRLDIGSRETYIPALKDGSIDLLPEYTGALLQYFDPQTKASSPAEVSAALTKALPSGISALKQSTAEDKDVLAVTQKTATAHDLTTISDLAPVAGTMALGTPPEWKTRVNGVVGLKSVYGLSFKKFVSLDAGGPLTLAAITNNQVQVGDLTSTDPAIAKNKLVTLKDDKNLFLAENILPVINKDKVTPTVTSTLNAVSAALTTEGLMELNSKVAKLDDMSDVAKAWLTSAGLS; via the coding sequence TTGAGCCGGTGGAAGGCCAAGGGCCTCAAGGTCAAGACCCGGCTGGACATCGGCAGCCGGGAGACGTACATCCCCGCGCTCAAGGACGGCTCGATCGATCTCCTCCCGGAGTACACGGGCGCGCTGCTCCAGTACTTCGACCCGCAGACGAAGGCCAGCAGCCCGGCCGAGGTCTCCGCCGCGCTGACCAAGGCGCTGCCCTCTGGCATCTCCGCGCTCAAGCAGTCCACGGCGGAGGACAAGGACGTGCTGGCCGTCACCCAGAAGACGGCGACCGCCCACGACCTCACCACCATCTCCGACCTCGCCCCGGTGGCCGGCACGATGGCACTGGGCACACCGCCGGAGTGGAAGACCCGGGTCAACGGCGTGGTCGGGTTGAAGAGCGTCTACGGGTTGTCCTTCAAGAAGTTCGTCTCGCTGGACGCCGGAGGCCCGCTGACCCTCGCCGCCATCACCAACAACCAGGTGCAGGTCGGTGACCTGACCAGCACGGACCCCGCCATCGCCAAGAACAAGCTCGTCACCCTCAAGGACGACAAGAACCTCTTCCTGGCCGAGAACATCCTGCCCGTCATCAACAAGGACAAGGTCACCCCCACCGTCACCAGCACCCTCAACGCCGTGTCCGCGGCGCTGACCACCGAGGGACTCATGGAGCTGAACAGCAAGGTCGCCAAGCTCGACGACATGAGCGACGTCGCCAAGGCCTGGCTCACGTCCGCCGGTCTGAGCTGA
- a CDS encoding DUF2637 domain-containing protein, with translation MANSKKLNDVTDSREGTTGSRGVDLDAWIRPLCALVVAGVAAYASYVHQREFALQGGADTVSASLWPLSVDGLLLLATVGLLKPSGAHTRRARGAVWSAFLLGIAVSLAVNVAAAPALEWKPVLVAGWPPVALLLSVELLVHRPDGLQGERGGRRGQAKGERLHDDPLLVQARLLDARHRELHQRPASAETLRKELRVGAWRSQQLVALVRGGRSLGMATERPGPDRTQGTHQ, from the coding sequence GTGGCCAACTCGAAGAAGCTCAATGATGTCACCGACTCCCGGGAGGGAACGACCGGGAGCCGAGGCGTCGATCTCGATGCGTGGATCCGTCCTCTGTGTGCCCTCGTGGTTGCCGGGGTCGCGGCCTACGCCTCGTATGTTCATCAGCGGGAGTTCGCGTTGCAGGGTGGGGCCGACACAGTCAGCGCCTCGCTGTGGCCGCTGTCCGTGGACGGCCTCTTGCTCTTGGCCACGGTCGGCTTGCTGAAGCCTTCCGGGGCCCACACCCGCCGCGCCCGGGGCGCGGTGTGGTCGGCGTTCCTTCTGGGTATCGCGGTCTCCCTGGCTGTGAACGTTGCGGCAGCCCCGGCTTTGGAGTGGAAGCCGGTGTTGGTCGCTGGGTGGCCTCCGGTGGCGTTGCTGTTGTCGGTGGAGCTGCTGGTGCACCGCCCGGATGGCCTTCAAGGGGAGCGGGGAGGGCGAAGGGGGCAGGCGAAGGGCGAGCGGCTGCACGACGACCCGTTGCTGGTACAGGCGCGCCTGCTTGATGCTCGGCATCGGGAGCTTCACCAGCGCCCTGCATCGGCCGAAACTCTGCGGAAGGAGTTGCGAGTTGGAGCCTGGAGATCACAGCAGTTGGTGGCTCTCGTGCGCGGTGGCCGCAGCCTCGGGATGGCCACCGAGAGACCCGGGCCTGATCGGACACAGGGAACTCACCAATAA
- a CDS encoding IS110 family transposase, with the protein MAQIWAGTDLGKTHHHCVVLNAEGERLLSRRVLNDEPELLALFADVMALDEDVVWAVDVADGMAALWISVLLNHGQHLVYISGLAVNRASAGYRGTGKTDAKDATVIADQARMRWDLTVLRPDDEHAIELRVLTNRRTDLNADRTRRINRLRGQLTSIFPALERALDVGNVGPLVLLTGYQTPAALRRVGRSRLETWLRNRKVRSPEALAEAALEAAERQHTAVPGEKITAQVIHTLAKEVMSLNEQITEIDKLIAARFREHELAEVISSMPGIGTLLGAEFLAATAGHMSRYGTADRLASLAGVAPVPRDSGNISGNLHRPRRYHRGLQRVFYTSALISIRSCDHSRRFYERKRAEGKRHTQAVLALARRRVNVLWALIRDGQCYQNNLPVTAAA; encoded by the coding sequence GTGGCCCAGATCTGGGCGGGTACGGACCTCGGCAAGACCCACCACCACTGCGTGGTCCTGAACGCTGAGGGGGAACGGCTGCTGTCACGCCGCGTCCTGAATGACGAGCCGGAACTGCTGGCCCTGTTTGCCGATGTGATGGCTCTCGACGAGGACGTGGTGTGGGCGGTCGATGTCGCCGACGGCATGGCCGCACTATGGATCAGCGTGCTGCTCAACCACGGCCAGCACCTCGTCTACATATCCGGCTTGGCGGTCAACCGGGCCTCGGCCGGCTACCGGGGCACGGGCAAGACCGACGCCAAGGACGCCACTGTCATTGCCGACCAGGCCCGGATGCGCTGGGACCTGACCGTCCTCCGACCGGACGACGAACACGCCATCGAGCTGCGGGTCCTCACCAACCGCCGCACCGACCTCAACGCCGACCGCACCCGCCGGATCAACCGCCTGCGTGGCCAACTCACCAGTATCTTCCCGGCCTTGGAACGAGCCCTTGATGTTGGCAACGTCGGCCCGCTGGTCCTGCTGACCGGCTATCAGACCCCGGCTGCCCTGCGGCGGGTCGGCCGCAGCCGCTTGGAGACCTGGCTGCGCAACCGAAAGGTACGCAGCCCCGAGGCCCTGGCCGAGGCCGCCCTGGAAGCAGCCGAGCGTCAGCACACCGCCGTCCCCGGGGAGAAGATCACCGCGCAGGTGATTCACACCCTGGCCAAGGAGGTGATGAGCCTCAACGAGCAGATCACCGAGATCGACAAGCTCATTGCGGCTCGGTTTCGCGAGCACGAACTCGCCGAAGTGATCTCCAGCATGCCCGGCATCGGCACGCTGCTGGGTGCCGAATTTCTCGCAGCCACCGCCGGCCACATGAGCCGTTACGGCACCGCCGACCGCCTGGCCAGCCTCGCAGGAGTCGCCCCGGTCCCCCGGGACTCGGGCAACATCAGCGGAAACTTGCACCGGCCCAGGCGCTATCACCGTGGCCTGCAACGCGTCTTCTATACCTCCGCGCTGATCAGTATCCGCAGCTGCGACCACTCACGCCGTTTCTACGAACGCAAGCGCGCCGAAGGCAAGCGGCACACCCAGGCCGTCCTCGCCCTGGCCCGCAGACGTGTCAACGTCCTGTGGGCTCTCATCCGTGACGGACAGTGCTACCAAAACAACCTCCCTGTCACCGCTGCGGCTTGA
- a CDS encoding helix-turn-helix transcriptional regulator: MSAEELADFLGVPLNTVYIWNHRHQGPRAHKVGRYLRYRWPEVEAWLEAQAVDRAV; this comes from the coding sequence ATGAGCGCTGAGGAGCTGGCTGACTTCCTGGGCGTACCGCTGAACACGGTCTATATATGGAATCACCGACACCAGGGTCCGCGAGCCCACAAGGTCGGCCGCTATTTGCGCTACCGCTGGCCGGAGGTGGAGGCATGGCTGGAAGCTCAGGCGGTGGATCGCGCGGTCTGA
- a CDS encoding site-specific integrase, whose product MPYDRWHKSRPKAGESTCREHGKVPTRDHGTGKRGQARWRNQEDVQQTELFRTEAEARRHETKMRSGVDDGSYINPRAGEVRVGELTLTWLKGHEHKNPRTYRRHKERVLLHIAPTAVGKMRVKDVNASSLLDWLHDRRRLLESSTLRLVFDNLRAVFDLAVDDSLIPKNPCLAKSVQDAKPKRGGGGRAELTLTWEDTEKIRAELPDRYKALVDCGRGLGLRQGEIFGLPPDDIDWAHPDGPMVHAQRQVVHDGSFLVYALPKGGGDEDPKDRWVELTDDVAIPLREHMEKYPPVEVTRPWGSKGGDPVTVQLIFYTREKTAIQSNWFNSYRWKPALAAAGLIKPLDLNAKGRRWEKSRDMMMHALRHLYASMMINGGVDVYTLADRLGHADPAFTLRKYVHRIVGAGSKVRIAVRSAYSKAA is encoded by the coding sequence ATGCCGTACGACCGCTGGCACAAGTCACGCCCGAAAGCCGGGGAGTCGACGTGTAGGGAACACGGTAAGGTTCCGACGAGGGATCACGGGACCGGGAAGCGGGGGCAGGCCCGCTGGCGCAACCAGGAAGATGTCCAGCAGACGGAGTTGTTCCGCACCGAGGCCGAAGCCCGCAGGCACGAGACCAAAATGCGGTCCGGAGTGGACGACGGGTCATATATCAACCCTCGCGCCGGAGAGGTCAGGGTCGGTGAACTCACCCTTACGTGGCTCAAGGGGCACGAACACAAGAATCCGCGCACATACCGACGCCACAAGGAGCGGGTTCTCCTACACATCGCTCCTACCGCAGTTGGGAAGATGCGCGTAAAGGACGTGAACGCGTCGTCTTTGCTGGACTGGTTGCACGACCGTCGTCGGCTGCTCGAAAGTTCCACACTGCGCCTGGTCTTCGACAATCTTCGGGCAGTCTTTGACCTGGCCGTGGACGACAGCCTGATACCCAAGAATCCATGCCTCGCCAAATCGGTGCAGGACGCCAAGCCGAAGCGAGGAGGTGGCGGCCGGGCAGAGCTGACCCTGACTTGGGAGGACACCGAGAAGATCCGTGCCGAACTTCCAGACCGCTACAAGGCACTCGTCGACTGCGGTCGCGGCTTGGGCCTTCGCCAAGGAGAAATATTCGGCCTGCCACCAGATGACATCGACTGGGCACACCCGGACGGGCCGATGGTGCACGCGCAACGGCAAGTAGTCCACGACGGCTCGTTCCTGGTATACGCCCTCCCCAAGGGCGGAGGCGACGAGGACCCGAAGGACCGATGGGTCGAACTGACCGACGACGTGGCCATCCCCCTGCGCGAGCACATGGAGAAGTACCCGCCGGTCGAGGTGACCCGACCGTGGGGAAGCAAAGGCGGCGACCCGGTCACAGTGCAGCTGATCTTCTACACTCGCGAGAAGACCGCCATTCAGTCGAATTGGTTCAACTCCTACCGCTGGAAGCCTGCTCTGGCGGCGGCCGGCCTCATCAAACCCCTCGACCTCAACGCGAAGGGACGACGCTGGGAGAAGTCCCGCGACATGATGATGCACGCCCTTCGACACCTGTACGCGTCGATGATGATCAACGGCGGGGTGGACGTGTACACACTCGCGGACCGACTCGGACACGCCGATCCTGCGTTTACCCTGCGTAAGTACGTGCACCGAATCGTGGGAGCCGGTTCCAAGGTCCGCATCGCGGTCCGGAGCGCCTACTCCAAGGCCGCGTGA